In Nocardia yunnanensis, one DNA window encodes the following:
- a CDS encoding CD225/dispanin family protein yields MTTPAPGVGPDEPRTTEIPPAEPAPATEQPPAPIRPANNIGWAVASLLFFWPLSFSAFTHAFNVFPLWTEGDVDGARHASQRARYLGILSLCIGGALFVIFAVLYLGFMLLLMHHGHHGHHGNWGGPGPRMRRG; encoded by the coding sequence ATGACGACCCCCGCACCCGGCGTCGGCCCGGACGAGCCGCGAACCACCGAGATCCCGCCGGCCGAACCGGCACCGGCAACCGAACAGCCACCGGCACCGATCCGGCCGGCCAACAATATCGGCTGGGCCGTGGCGTCCCTGCTCTTCTTCTGGCCGTTGTCGTTCTCCGCATTCACCCACGCCTTCAACGTGTTTCCGCTGTGGACGGAGGGCGACGTCGACGGCGCGCGTCACGCCTCGCAGCGCGCCCGCTATCTCGGCATCCTGTCGCTCTGCATCGGCGGCGCGTTGTTCGTGATCTTCGCCGTCCTCTACCTCGGGTTCATGCTGCTGCTCATGCACCACGGTCATCACGGCCATCACGGCAACTGGGGCGGTCCGGGCCCGCGCATGCGGCGCGGCTGA